In one Carassius carassius chromosome 12, fCarCar2.1, whole genome shotgun sequence genomic region, the following are encoded:
- the LOC132154371 gene encoding gastrula zinc finger protein XlCGF57.1-like — MEFVKEEREAETCSEKEEEPEEQRDVMEEKGEGQEPSEVTEKQQSQEKSSSSSDTEENVSQKRADAKGSFCCSQCGKSFTRKGHLEVHMVIHTGERPYTCPQCAKSFTCKGSLKDHFKIHTGERPFSCPQCGKSFTNSGGLKRHVRIHTGERPFTCRQCAKSFPSSGELKRHIRIHSRERPYSCPQCGKSYKQKEVLREHAKIHSGEKPFTCMLCRKSFTQQSTLKVHMKVHSGEKLHQCPECGRRFSEACNLKTHLLSHTGERPFHCQRCEKKFFLAVHLKTHMRIHEDERRYVCSFCGKSFLWLHGFKDHQKTHMGEKPYECLDCGKTFARAAELKVHERIHTGEKPYKCSHCEKSFTQSSGLKVHERVHTGEKPYLCPSCGKTFSRYGSLGKHLKKACPKLKK, encoded by the exons ATGGAGtttgttaaagaggagagagaagcagAAACATGCAGCGAGAAAGAGGAAGAACCCGAGGAGCAGAGAG ACGTGATGGAAGAAAAAGGTGAAGGTCAAGAACCGAGTGAGGTGACGGAGAAGCAGCAGAGTCAGGAAAAGTCTTCTAGTTCCTCAGACACTGAAGAGAACGTTTCACAAAAAAGAGCGGATGCTAAAGGCTCGTtctgctgctctcagtgtggaaagagcttcactCGTAAAGGACACCTGGAGGTTCACATGGTGATCCACACGGGAGAGAGACCATACACCTGTCCTCAGTGCGCCAAGAGCTTCACCTGCAAAGGAAGCCTGAAGGATCACTTCAAGATCCACACCGGAGAGAGACCTTTCAGCtgtcctcagtgtggaaagagcttcactAACTCAGGAGGACTGAAGAGGCATGTTcggattcacaccggagagagGCCTTTCACGTGCCGTCAGTGTGCGAAGAGCTTCCCGAGCTCAGGAGAGCTGAAGAGACACATACGGATTCACTCGCGAGAGAGACCTTACAGCTGCCCTCAGTGCGGAAAGAGCTACAAACAGAAGGAGGTTCTGAGGGAACACGCCAAGATCCACTcgggagagaagcctttcacatgCATGCTGTGCAGGAAGAGCTTCACACAACAGAGCACGCTCAAAGTTCACATGAAGGTCCATTCAGGAGAGAAGTTACACCAGTGTCCTGAATGCGGCAGGAGGTTTTCAGAGGCCTGCAATCTCAAAACTCACCTGCTCTCTCACACCGGAGAAAGACCCTTTCACTGTCAGCGCTGCGAAAAGAAGTTTTTCCTGGCCGTGCACCTCAAAACACACATGAGGATCCACGAGGACGAGCGGCGATACGTGTGTTCATTCTGCGGGAAGAGCTTTCTGTGGCTGCACGGGTTTAAAGACCATCAGAAAACTCATATGGGCGAGAAACCCTACGAGTGTCTGGACTGTGGGAAGACCTTCGCTAGAGCCGCCGAGCTGAAAGTGCATGAAcgcatccacactggagagaaaccctaCAAGTGTTCCCACTGTGAGAAGAGCTTCACTCAGTCATCAGGACTGAAAGTGCACGAGAgagttcacaccggagagaaaccgtACCTCTGTCCTTCCTGCGGGAAGACATTCAGCCGATACGGGAGTCtgggaaaacatttaaaaaaggctTGTCCAAAGCTGAAGAAGTGA
- the LOC132154373 gene encoding gastrula zinc finger protein XlCGF7.1-like, whose product MERDAETHTEREEETEQTELMQEKKESRVNDAEEKHLKSVTSHFSRSELKKTVSQEASNVFVCPECGKSFTHRGHFNEHVKIHSGVKPFSCPHCQKSFTCRGHLKRHVRIHTGERPYACTQCGKSFKCATNLKDHQRSHSGERAFSCEQCGKNFILASNLKAHLKIHTDEKPYVCAVCGKGFLRLGCFNDHQKIHTGERAHICFECGDTFTRSSALKQHQKIHSGERPYSCSHCGKSFTHSGALRRHERVHTGERPYPCTACGRRFTQSSDLQNHRKKPCPVRSTLG is encoded by the exons ATGGAGAGagatgcagagacacacacagagagagaagaagaaacagAGCAGACAG agcTGATGCAGGAGAAGAAAGAGAGCCGAGTGAACGACGCcgaggagaaacatctgaaatcAGTCACTTCTCATTTCAGTCGCTCAGAACTGAAGAAGACAGTCTCGCAGGAAGCCAGTAATGTGTTCGTCTGCCCcgagtgtgggaagagtttcacacacaGAGGACACTTCAACGAACACGTGAAGATCCACTCGGGAGTCAAGCCCTTCAGCTGCCCTCACTGTCAGAAGAGCTTCACCTGTAGAGGACACCTGAAGCGGCACGTGCGCATCCACACCGGAGAGAGACCGTACGCTTGCACCCAGTGCGGGAAGAGCTTCAAGTGTGCCACCAACCTCAAAGACCACCAGCGCTCGCACTCGGGAGAACGAGCCTTCAGCTGTGAGCAGTGCGGGAAGAACTTCATCCTGGCGTCCAACCTGAAGGCCCACCTGAAGATCCACACCGACGAGAAGCCGTACGTGTGCGCCGTGTGCGGGAAGGGCTTCCTGCGCCTGGGCTGTTTCAACGATCATCAGAAGATCCACACGGGCGAGCGAGCGCACATCTGCTTCGAGTGCGGAGACACCTTCACCAGATCCAGCGCTCTGAAGCAGCACCAGAAGATCCACAGCGGAGAGAGACCCTACAGCTGCTCACACTGTGGGAAGAGCTTCACTCACTCGGGAGCGCTGCGGAGACACGAGCGTGTGCACACCGGAGAGAGACCTTACCCCTGCACCGCCTGCGGGAGGAGATTCACCCAGTCCAGCGACCTGCAGAACCACCGGAAGAAGCCCTGTCCCGTACGGTCAACACTGGGCTGA
- the mep1bb gene encoding LOW QUALITY PROTEIN: meprin A subunit beta (The sequence of the model RefSeq protein was modified relative to this genomic sequence to represent the inferred CDS: inserted 4 bases in 2 codons; deleted 2 bases in 1 codon) — translation MRLIIPVTNTTEIPELIVWIETLSSVENSKYRLCGLQCYSSRWRQVEKVFIVLYREYNVDGGKEDLFDINEEAGLDLFEGDIAYDESLGRNSIIGDEYRWPKVIPYYLEDDLDINAKGVILKAFEQYRLKSCIDFKPWSGEQNYISVFKGNGCFSSVGNRRXSRSDRDDYVSIIWDRITEGKEHNFNKYNDSTSGALNVPYVYGSMMHYSKKAFQKGSEPTIAPRIPAFSDVIGQHMEFSDSDLLKLNRLYNCSSSSTFLDSCDFESENICGMIQSRGNEDNTNWQRVSKAAGGPDTDYTNMGRCDGKGYFIHFSTASGPQGNRALLESRVLYPSRGFQCLQFFLYNSGHTNDRLRIWTXEYDTTNPDGILQLIHEVKAPPGDQWQLHHVSLNVSRKFRGVFEGIKGSGYAGGLSLDDINLSETSCPEHVWRIEDFRSVLENTPMGAAIYSPRFTSKDGYSFQMGLYPNGSAGSPGELGAYAHLTSGAGALEDGLLWPAPWKLMDQSADTDPSMTHQGTEDFFWDDPRKVGVKVTGDDGTEYFRGPGAGTPVFLTQARALSRDFIKGGDAVFLLTMEDISHLVASQPLPSTTSSPPNSTSSVTRDPDGSVTPVTSVTPSAAPDPCVSVRCENDGMCVLDDAAQAVCRCVVGQDWWHYGDRCQCKSSTQSSVLASVVVIVLMLMLTVVSVLCGVKKQQRKVQREGEGIAMKNMHSFT, via the exons ATGAGACTCATCATTCCTGTCACTAACACTACTGAGATACCAGAGCTTATAGTGTGGATAGAAACACTGAGTTCAGTCGAAAACAGCAAATACAGATTGTGTGGATTACAGTGTTACTCCAGTAGATGGAGACAAGTGGAAAAGGTGTTCATCGTTCTGTACAGAG AATATAATGTGGATGGAGGTAAAGAGGATCTGTTTGATATCAATGAAG AGGCTGGTCTTGATCTTTTCGAGGGAGATATTGCATATGATGAG AGTTTGGGGAGAAACTCTATAATCGGAGATGAATACAGATGGCCAAAAGTGATTCCTTATTACCTTGAGGATGATTTGG ATATTAATGCAAAAGGCGTGATCCTGAAGGCGTTTGAACAGTATCGCCTGAAGTCATGCATCGACTTCAAACCCTGGAGTGGAGAACAAAACTACATCTCTGTGTTTAAAGGCAACGG CTGCTTCTCATCGGTGGGGAACCGGCG GTCACGCTCCGACCGAGACGACTATGTCTCCATCATCTGGGACCGCATTACTGAAG GCAAGGAGCATAACTTCAACAAGTACAACGACAGCACATCCGGTGCCCTGAACGTTCCCTACGTCTACGGATCCATGATGCATTACAGCAAGAAAGCCTTCCAGAAGGGCTCGGAGCCCACCATCGCCCCCAGGATCCCGGCCTTCAGCGACGTGATTGGTCAGCACATGGAGTTCAGCGACAGCGACCTGCTCAAACTCAACCGACTCTACAACTGCT CCAGCTCCTCTACATTTCTGGACTCCTGTGACTTTGAGTCGGAGAACATCTGTGGAATGATCCAGAGCCGTGGGAATGAAGACAACACAAACTGGCAGCGTGTTTCCAAAGCCGCAGGTGGACCAGACACCGACTACACCAACATGGGACGCTGTGACG GAAAGGGTTACTTCATACACTTCAGCACAGCGAGCGGGCCGCAGGGGAACAGGGCTCTGCTGGAGAGCAGGGTTCTCTATCCCAGCCGGGGATTCCAGTGTCTGCAGTTCTTCCTCTATAACAGCGGCCACACTAATGACCGGCTGAGGATCTGGAC CGAGTACGACACGACAAACCCAGACGGGATCCTGCAGCTCATTCACGAGGTTAAAG CTCCTCCTGGTGACCAGTGGCAGCTCCATCACGTCAGCCTGAACGTCTCCAGAAAGTTCCGAGGGGTTTTTGAAGGAATCAAAGGGAGCGGGTACGCCGGTGGACTCTCGCTGGACGACATCAACCTCTCAGAGACCAGTTGTCCTGAACACGTGTGGAGGATCGAGGACTTCAGGAGCGTCCTGGAGAACACACCGATGGGTGCCGCCATATACAGCCCACGCTTCACATCTAAAGACGGCTACAGCTTCCAGATGGGCCTGTATCCCAACGGATCAGCGGGATCCCCGGGAGAGCTGGGAGCGTACGCTCACCTGACATCAGGAGCGGGAGCGCTGGAGGACGGTCTGCTCTGGCCTGCTCCATGGAAGCTGATGGACCAGAGCGCAGACACTGACCCCAGCATGACTCACCA AGGGACTGAAGATTTCTTCTGGGACGATCCGCGTAAAGTAGGTGTGAAGGTAACCGGAGACGATGGGACGGAGTATTTCCGTGGTCCTGGCGCTGGAACGCCGGTGTTCCTGACACAGGCCAGAGCACTGAGCCGAGACTTCATCAAGGGAGGAGACGCCGTCTTCCTGCTCACTATGGAGG ATATCTCTCATCTGGTAGCTTCACAGCCCTTGCCTTCCACAACCAGCAGCCCACCGAACTCAACCTCGTCTGTAACACGGGACCCTGACGGCAGCGTGACCCCTGTGACCTCTGTGACCCCCAGCGCCGCTCCTGACCCGTGTGTGTCCGTGCGGTGTGAGAATGACGGCATGTGTGTGCTGGACGACGCGGCTCAGGCCGTGTGCAG gtgtgtggTGGGACAGGACTGGTGGCACTACGGAGACAGGTGTCAGTGTAAGAGCTCGACTCAGAGCAGTGTGTTGGCGTCTGTGGTAGTGATTGTGCTCATGCTGATGCTGACGGTGGTCAGTGTGCTGTGC GGTGTGAAGAAACAGCAGAGGAAAGTGCAGCGTGAAGGAGAAGGAATCGCCATGAAGAACATGCACTCGTTCACATGA